A stretch of Henckelia pumila isolate YLH828 chromosome 4, ASM3356847v2, whole genome shotgun sequence DNA encodes these proteins:
- the LOC140862497 gene encoding uncharacterized protein, with translation MDKEWMNLPSRLVPEYEEGVKKFIAQARIYAKTCEVILCPCKKCKNKKYMKFDQVYDHLIIKGIDPSYTTWVFHGEIYSSQLQREGSSNGVQVEEDKTRDAYNLFRDSFVPNEDVGHTMAEAGDYEFHDLLEDAETPLFPDKHTLPESVYSTRKFLKPFDLGYEKIHACPNDCCLFRNELKDLDSCPKCGSSRWKADKVTAKIHKGVPEKVLRYFPVIPRLKRMFKLKEMAEDLIWHADHKSQDHMMRHPVDSVAWDTINHKWPDFASDPRNLRLGLATDGFNPFGDLSSRYSCWPVILVNYNLPPLACMAKENLMLTLLIPGPKQPGNDIDVYLEPLVEDLKKLWDTGVEAYDAFSKSMFNLKAILMWTINDFPAYGNLSGCTTKGRFSCPICGEDVCSMWLKYIKDIESDWGKKQKIKTINDTRKRKKLDSSEKGLMLHHNLDVMHVEKNVCENIIGTLLNVKKKSKDGINARKDLMDLQIRKELHPQEKGENTYHLPAAPYTLSKKEMDVFCSRLKKIKLPDGYSSNIGNCVSLADHKLIGLKSHDCHVLMQQLLSVALRNILPKGPRNTLLMLSAFYNELCQRVLDKNRLEQLEESIAETLCMLERYFPPAFFTISVHLTIHLAREARLCGPVHFRWMYPFERFMKTLKGYVKNRARPEGCIAECYLADERMRFCSAYIKNAASIGVRSNRNEDLENGLVEGRPISQGKEKILEDNVLQAAHRYVLFNTAEVESYLQMHIEELKQTDHRLVNNETLLQKQHMETFAHWLSKHVCGNSSGRIQWLDNGPRKHVTSYTGYIINGHRFHTIDIERSTQDSGVSIVADTICQSGGNDSSHTIGRLSYYGVIRDIILLDYYSFQVPVFRCDWANPSTGIKMEDGFTLVNLHQGIRTFESDPFILASQAKQVFYSRDNDESNWYVLLKAPPRGTNMDVLEEDAYTSSTPLDVSQLEINITEKEPYSRNECEGIDVTET, from the exons ATGGATAAGGAATGGATGAATCTACCTTCAAGGCTTGTACCAGAGTATGAAGAAGGagttaaaaaatttattgcacAAGCTAGGATCTATGCCAAAACATGTGAAGTTATCTTATGTCCTTGCAAGAAATGTAAAAATAAGAAGTATATGAAATTTGACCAAGTGTATGATCATTTAATCATTAAGGGGATCGATCCTTCTTACACTACATGGGTCTTTCATGGTGAAATATATAGCTCACAACTTCAAAGGGAAGGTAGTTCAAATGGAGTTCAAGTAGAAGAAGATAAAACTAGAGATGCATATAACTTATTCAGAGATTCCTTCGTGCCGAATGAAGATGTTGGACACACTATGGCTGAGGCAGGAGATTATGAGTTTCATGATTTATTAGAAGATGCAGAAACTCCTCTTTTCCCTG ATAAACACACGCTTCCAGAATCTGTTTACTCAACAAGAAAGTTTTTAAAACCATTTGATCTAGGATATGAGAAAATTCATGCTTGTCCAAACGATTGTTGTTTATTCAGAAATGAGCTTAAAGATTTGGACTCATGTCCAAAGTGTGGTTCCTCTAGATGGAAGGCGGACAAAGTCACCGCCAAAATTCATAAAGGAGTTCCTGAAAAAGTTCTACGATATTTTCCAGTGATACCAAGATTGAAAAGGatgtttaaattaaaagaaatgGCTGAAGACTTGATTTGGCACGCTGACCACAAAAGTCAAGATCATATGATGCGACATCCAGTTGATTCAGTAGCTTGGGATACAATAAATCATAAGTGGCCAGATTTTGCATCGGATCCTAGAAATCTCCGGCTTGGTCTTGCGACAGATGGATTCAATCCTTTTGGTGACCTTAGTTCTAGATATAGTTGTTGGCCGGTTATTTTGGTAAATTACAACCTTCCTCCATTGGCGTGCATGGCGAAGGAAAATCTTATGTTGACATTACTGATTCCTGGCCCAAAGCAACCAGGAAATGATATAGATGTATACCTAGAGCCCCTTGTGGAAGATTTGAAGAAGTTGTGGGACACGGGTGTGGAGGCATATGATGCATTTAGCAAGTCAATGTTCAACTTGAAGGCTATTTTGATGTGGACAATCAATGATTTTCCAGCTTATGGAAATCTATCAGGATGTACCACAAAAGGCAGATTTTCTTGCCCAATATGTGGTGAAGATGTATGCTCTATGTGGCTTAAGTACA TAAAAGACATTGAAAGTGATTGGGGGAAAAAGCAGAAAATAAAGACAATTAATGATACAAGGAAAAGGAAGAAGCTAGATAGCTCAGAGAAG GGGCTGATGCTACATCATAACTTAGATGTCATGCATGTTGAAAAGAACGTCTGCGAGAATATCATAGGAACATTGTTAAACGTGAAGAAAAAATCAAAAGATGGTATTAATGCTCGCAAAGACTTGATGGACTTACAAATTAGAAAAGAATTACATCCTCAAGAAAAAGGAGAAAATACATATCACTTGCCTGCTGCACCGTACACATTGTCAAAAAAAGAGATGGATGTATTTTGCTCGAGGTTGAAGAAAATAAAGTTACCAGATGGATACAGTTCAAATATTGGTAATTGTGTTTCTTTAGCAGACCATAAGCTTATTGGGCTGAAATCTCATGATTGTCATGTTCTAATGCAACAATTGCTATCTGTAGCATTAAGAAATATTTTACCAAAAGGTCCACGTAATACTCTACTTATGCTGAGTGCATTTTACAATGAATTATGTCAAAGAGTGTTAGACAAGAACCGTTTAGAGCAACTCGAGGAGAGTATTGCTGAAACTCTATGCATGTTGGAAAGGTACTTTCCACCAGCTTTCTTTACCATATCGGTTCATTTGACAATTCATTTAGCAAGAGAGGCTCGCTTGTGTGGGCCAGTTCACTTCCGTTGGATGTATCCATTTGAAag ATTTATGAAAACACTTAAAGGGTATGTGAAGAACCGAGCAAGGCCAGAGGGTTGCATAGCTGAGTGTTACCTCGCAGATGAACGAATGCGCTTTTGTAGTGCTTATATAAAAAACGCTGCTAGTATTGGTGTCCGTTCTAATCGGAATGAGGATTTGGAAAATGGATTAGTCGAAGGTCGCCCAATTTCTCAGGGAAAAGAAAAGATTTTAGAAGACAATGTGTTGCAAGCTGCACATCGATATGTGTTGTTTAATACTGCAGAAGTTGAATCTTACTTACA gaTGCACATTGAGGAGCTTAAACAAACAGATCATCGTCTTGTAAACAATGAAACTTTGTTACAGAAGCAGCATATGGAAACATTTGCTCACTGGTTATCAAAACATGTTTGTGGTAACTCCTCAGGCCGAATTCAATGGCTAGACAATGGTCCAAGAAAGCATGTTACATCTTATACAGGTTATATTATAAATGGACATCGGTTCCACACAATTGATATTGAAAGGTCGACACAAGACAGTGGTGTTTCAATTGTAGCCGACACTATTTGTCAATCTGGTGGTAATGATTCTTCGCACACAATAGGAAGACTATCCTACTATGGGGTTATAAGAGATATTATTTTACTGGACTACTATTCTTTTCAAGTGCCTGTTTTTAGGTGTGATTGGGCCAATCCCAGCACTGGTATAAAAATGGAGGATGGTTTTACACTGGTCAACTTACACCAAGGAATAAGAACTTTTGAAAGTGATCCTTTCATTCTAGCATCACAAGCAAAGCAAGTATTCTATTCTAGGGACAATGATGAATCAAATTGGTATGTGTTGTTAAAAGCACCGCCTCGAGGTACTAACATGGATGTGTTGGAAGAGGATGCATATACGTCATCAACACCTCTTGATGTGTCTCAACTTGAGATTAACATTACTGAGAAAGAACCTTACTCAAGGAATGAGTGTGAGGGAATTGATGTGACTGAGACATGA